ACCGCTGTAAGCGATAGATTTACGGCAAATACCGTAGCTCTGGATCTTGTCAATCGTGATATCGACGGAAATCCAACTTCAGTTTATTACAGCTATAGAGGGATGGTTGAGTATCTAAAAGGTGTTTATGGTGACTATACATTTGCACAAGAGACGAAGGATAATATTGAAGCATTACAGCCATCTTCAAGCAGTCTTTTGATGGAAGTCGACAAGGCTGTTATAGATTTAAATCCGAATGCCAGTAGTTTCTGGACAGTTAACGCTGGGCCATATGGTCTTAGTGGTGTTATAGAGCAATATCTCAATCAAAGCGGTGTTTATAACTATTTTGTAGAATTGGTGCAAAGCGATTTGGTTTTAAAGTCTGAACTGTCAAATCTTGGCTTATTGCCTGTGCTTGAGCCGGGAGATAAATCTCAAAGGCGGCAGGTTTTAAAACATGTGTTGTCTTTACTGGATAACCCCGCTGTAAGCGAAGCCAGTAGAGGTAAGATAGAAGGTATTTTCTCAGAAATTGGTGAAATTCTGGGTTATACAATAAAAATAAGCCAGAGATTTACACCTGTTGACAATGTTATTATAACCGGTGCAGTGACAGAAGGTGAAGCGGGTGAGCTGATAAAGCAGGCAGCTCTTAAAGTAGCAGATTCTGTAGAGATATGGCTACCTGATGATGTAGGAAGTATAGATTTATCGCAGACCGATCTTGGAAAATTTGAAGTCTCATCTGATAAATTCCGCTCTTACGGTCAGGCAATTGCCATGGCTGCAGAAGCCAGTAGATATATTTCTGGTGATGTGGCGGAGGGTAAGGTCGTAGGTATAGATTGTGGTGCTTCAGATGTTAAAATAGTATATGTTGATAACGGAAAAGTAATATTTACGAAGAAATTTGAATGGGTTACTTCCGATATAAAATCCGATGCTAGTCCCAGCCATCAGGAAATACTTCAAGCATTGATTGATTTTGCCAGACTGAAAGCGGTTTTAGAAAATACCGAAAATTCTGAACTTAAAGATGAGGTCATAGCTCTGGAAAGCTCTGATGCCGGTAGGCCCGAAGATTACGAAAAGATTATCGGTGTTTTAAATAAAGCCGAACAGCAGGGAATACTACTTGGAGAATTTGATGGATTTGCGATATCCTGGGCCGGCGCTGTTATAGATAATCAAATAGTGGGACGTTCTTCAATAAATGGTATTATCTCAGAAGGAGATTTCCGTAGTTTGATTACCCCTTTGGGTGAAAATATTGCTGCTCATTATGATTTGACTCAAGATAATTTCCTGGTTATCAATGACGGTGATGCAGTAGCTATGCTGGCGAGAATGATGGGATTGGATAATGTTCTAGCACTTGCATTTGGTACCTCTACCGGAGGAGGTTATTGTTTATCATCTTCAGAAGAAGATAGTAATGTTCCAGTGCTACATACAGAATTGGTAGGTCTTTCCAGGACTAATGGTGGACAGGTAGCGTATATCGAGGTTTCTCAAGGTAGTAATTTGGGTATGTATGTATCACCTCTTTCGCTTGGCGGTGGTATCTATGCTAATCGTACTACAAATAATATAGAGATATCTAAAAGTGTTTTAGGTCAGGTTCTAGATGTTGCCCCTGACCTTGAAATTATAGATGAAGGGGATTATGTAACGACTCCGTTGGGTAATTTTAATGCAATCAGACCAGCTCTTCCTGATTTTGCAGCAGCAGAAGCAGTTATCATGGGAACTGATGTTTCTTCTGAGACCGATATCTTTGGGGTGGCTTTAGGGGATACAGAAGGAGTGGTAACTACATCTGTAGAGATTGGAACGGATAATATGGTAGCTATATTTCCTGGGGCTTGTAATGTCGGCTGGAATGATTGGTTTATCAGCGGTGTAAAAGATGCAAGCGGAGCTATCAGGCTTTATTATCCAAGAGTAGAGCCTATAGAAGATAAAGTATATAGTTGTATTGTTGGTTTAAAGAGTGGGAAGGTTGAGATTTTAGATTTAAGAATAGAGAGAGACCCTGAAGATGCAACTAAAGCTTCTAAGGTATTTCTTGACTCTGATTTTTTAGAGTATGATATCTCAGATGATATAGCTTGGTTTACATTTGGACAGAAGGTTTTAAATGACGGTAATGTTGCTGATGTTATTGATATTGCCCATCAGTTTAATGATCTACGTCATTTAATAGATTTCCCTAGTATAAAACTTGAAGGTGCTTGGTTGCAGGTTGGTCTTTCTGAGATGTGGGATGAAGTTGTTGCTAATGGTATGGAGAATCCGATAACCGACAATATGTTGCTCTATCGGGTTTTAAGTGGCCAAAGTGTAAGTATAAATACTCAGTCGTTAAATACCTTTTTTGGAAAGATATTAACTGTTGAAGAAATAAACGAGATTATTACAGATGGCGGATACCAAGAAGCAGTAGATGTCGGCAATATTGGACCGGGAGAGTTCCATGTAACATCTGCAGATAATGTTTTAATCAACCTCAGAAGAGGAGTATATCCCTATATTGCAGCAGGAGTTAAAGAGGATGGTACGCTTATGTTTGCATTCTTCCAAGGTAAGCCAGGAGTAGGTCCTATCGTTGAAGATGTAGCTGAATTTATGGAAGCAAGAGGTGCAGTTAATGTACTTCTTCTTGGTAATGGAGGAGATGTAGCTCTTCAATTGGGTCAAGAATTAGCGGTTCCTTCTTGGATGAATAGAGATAACTTTATGGGTTTTATATATCTTGTTGGCAATAATTGATTCTGATAAATTAGAGTCAAAATATTGTATAGTGATTAAAAAAGGGAAGGAGATGAAAGGTGTTGTTTTAAAATTAGCTTTTGTATTATTTCTAGTTTTGCAGATACCAAATTTTAATTCGCAGATTTTTGATTCCCATTATTTATTGTCAAGAAGGACTCAAGGTGTATCAGAGTATATTCTGTCCGCAAAATTTTTAACTACAGAGGAGTTCAATCAGAAATACGGCTGGGTTGTTGAACCTACCGAAGACGGAAGAGATGAAGGGTTAAATTATTTTAGCGTTTTGACTTCTCAGGAAGAACGGGTTGGTTCCCGTGTTGCAACTCTGGTTGTTAGAGAGCAGGGCATTACAAGATTAGAGCGTCATCCCGATACTTATGAATACTTTGGAGTATTGAGTGGTAGATGTGTCTTGTTTTTAGCTCCGCCTGGAGACAGTCCTAATCCAGATGAAATTGAAGCTGTTATCTTAGATGTTGATAGACCTCTCTTACTTAAAGAAGGTGTCTGGCATGGTATCGTTAGCTTAACAGCTGAATCTCGCGTTGTTATCTTTGAAAGCTCAGACGTAGAGAGTGAATATTTTGATTTAGAAGGTGTGTTCAAAACTTCCCTAGGCATAGAATATGGGATTAAGAAAGCCACTGATTACTTAGAAGCAGAAGCAGAAACTATTGTCTTTAGCAAACATCCTGACTATGGTTATGGAGTAATAGATGTAAACAACATTGCTGAGCCTGGCTTATCGCCAGAGCTAGTGGCTGAGGCTTTACGAAGTCCGAGTCTAGCCAGCGATATTGTAAGTGGTGAAATAGGAGTAATTGAGATTGCTTTAGGGAATGCGATTGCAACCGATACTTCTATAGTTGAAAATTTAATTAGGAATAATTTAAACGTTTTTCTTGCCAGTATGGATGTAGCTGCGACAGATGAAGAGATTAGTTCTGCAGTAGATAAATTTATAAAAGAAGAAAAATACAGAGAGTATGAATTTATTAATATCATTGAATCCGATGAAAACGATCTTCCTGTTCTCAATGGAGATGGTACGCCTAAAATTTTAGAAAATATAGCTCAGTATGACACTTTTTTACATATTGAAGGTAATTGGCATCCTACGGCACATGTTATGGTTATAGACAAAAATGGCAATGTTCTTATCCAGGTAAGAAAAAATGGTCAAAGAGATATTTCTGCATCTGGACATCTTGCAGTCGGTGAAACATTAGAGGATGGGGCTATTCGCGAACTTCAAGAGGAAGTTCTAGATTTGGATTTACACCGTGATTTAGTTCGAATTGGCTCATTTATAAAAATAGGTGGCGGATATAATTTAAAAGGAAAAGTAGAAGAAAGCTTTGATGCAGGGACTAGGATTTACTATGGACCTTCTTCAACAGTATATAATAAAGAAGTTAGTACGCTTTATGTATATTGTGTAGATGAGATCCGGAAAGATAATGATGGAAATATTATAGTTGAGGTTGATGGTAAAGTGTCTTACCCTAAACCTAATATAAATGAAAAAATTATGGAATTAATTATGATGCCTGTAAGTGAATTAGGTCAAGCAATTGATGATGATGTAACAGCAAATAAGATATATAGAGGTACTCCGAGGCAGTATTTTCACCCCGCTGTTGTATGGAGAGAGGTTAGAGCTGCCTTAATTAAAGCAGGATTTGCAGCAGATATTCTGCCTGAAAGTTGGGCCAACCAAATACAGTAAGAGATAAGTTGTCAAAGAGAGGAGAGGGGATGGTGGATAACAGGAAGAGCTTAGCAGCTATTAGTTATCTTGTAGCTAGTTTATTCGTTGTATTTTTCCAGGGAAGTTTTAACCCGTCTTTAGAGGTAACTGCTTCTGTCAATTTTAATTTAAGAAGAGCACATTTTTCAACGGCCCATACAATTGCGTCAACAGTTTATGTAATTAATGGCCTAGAAACTGCTGAGGATGTTCCAGCAAGTGCTTTTATGCAAGGTCCAAGAGGTGCTGAGTTTGCTTATGTTGTTCAATATGATCCTGTGAGCAAGAATTTAATTGTAGAAAATATTAAATTAGAAGATCCACATCCATTTGGTTTTATTTTCGATGTGGATGATCCTAGTCGGGCACCTCCTTCTGGAACTCTATTTGTTTCTGATTTACATGGCACAGCAATTGGTCCTTTAGGAATTATTAGGTCTGTTCCTGAAGATTCAGAAATAATTGGTGCCGGAGATATGTTAGATAGAGGACCTTCTGTAGAGAACTCTTTAAGCTTGCTTGGTGATTGGACATTGGGAGATCATGATATTTGGGCAATTGGGGCAGCGTTAGGCAATGAACATCTCTTGTCGCTTTGGTTGAGGATGTGTTATAGAAATCCACCCAACGAACGACTATTAGAAAATCTTGGTATAGACTTAACTGAATTTAAAGAATTTGCAAAAAATACATATGAAGTGTTGTTTTCTCAGGCATTAGAGAGAGGAGTTATCTTAGATAAAGGTCCTAAGAAGAGCGTCTATGAGATGGCAGCCTTGAATCTTCATTTAAAGTCTAGTCCAAACATACAAGAGGAGATAAGGCAGATAGAAGAACAAGCTAAAGAGGGAAATAGCAAAGCACAGAAGAAATTAAAAGATTTACAGCAAGTTTTACTGCCGGGTGTGAGTGGAAGTTTGGCAGATTTAACAGTTCAAGAAAGAGATATTTTAGATGGTATTAAAAGACAATTTTTAGAATCAGAGGAAGTTCATAATTTTATTTCTACACTACTAAGGAATGCCGAAATTTATCGAGAGTATGATTTTAATGGCAAGAAAGTAATGGTTTTACATGGAATTATTCCTATGGAATATCCAGATGATTTAGCTGAACTTGGATCTTACCCATCTCTTACAGGTCGAGGATTGCTTGATAAAATGCAGGAGAGATTAAAAGATTTACATGTAGCTTATGAGGAATTTAAGAATACAGGGGATGAGAGCATTTTGAAACCTTTCATAGAAGAGCTTTCTTTTTGGGGCGATAATGTAAATTCTCCGCTTTTCCCGAGACAGGAGACTAGATTACTTCATAGCTATTTGGATGGGACACCGGAATCAGCAAACCCAGCTTATGAGATTTTAAAAGACCCAAGAAAAGCAGAAGTTTTATTAGAAGCTCTTGGAGAGGTAGATATATTGATTTTAGGTCATCAATCCAATAAACAAGGAAGAGTTGTTGATGTTTCTGGTGATGGCAATATTTTTATTATTGATGGTACATTTAGTGGTAAAGGTGGAGAAGTCGGTGCCACAGAGACAGGGGCAGGATTATATATAGATGAGGCGGGTAACGTATTTAGCCTCCATTTGCTTACAGCAGCTGAAATACTGGCTGGTAAAGACGATGAATACGAAGAAGCTAAGAGTATCATTAGGGAGCATATTAATCTTTCTGATTTAGCTTATTATAAATTGGATAATATTGTACTTAAAGATGTAAATCATTTTCCTATTGTGAAAAATGACTTGGAAAATTTATGCGATCAACAGGGGATTGATTATGACGATATTTTACAAAAGCATGGTGATGAGAACATACTTAGTATAATTGGGAGTTTATTAGGAGTGCTCCAAAATTCCGAAACAAAGCGGGAAGTTATCCTGAAGAGTATTTATGAAAAATTAGGCAGTCCTTATCCGACACGATTTGTATTCCCTGCTGTAGTAAAAACGAGGAGTCTTAATTTAGCTGATGAAGGTATAGAATTTAATCGTACTGAGCAGAATTTAGACGACAGGACTGTGGAAGTAGCTGTATTAAAAATTGATCTTCAAGAAGAGATTGAGACAGTTGTTGTTGTAGATGATGCTAACAACAACAGACTCTATGCTAACAGACTACAGAATGTAGTGGAGGTTGACGGAGCTAATTCGATAGCTATGAACGATATGAATGTTGTAAGAAATGGTATGCAGACAATAGATGAATATATAGCTGAATATGAAAGTAAACATTCAGATAAAGAAGTAATAGCAGCACTACCTGCATCAAATGTGCTCTGGAATGACTGGTTTGTGGCTTATTCAGAAGGAACTCTTTACCACAGGTTTAATGAGCCGATAGAT
This is a stretch of genomic DNA from Candidatus Kaelpia imicola. It encodes these proteins:
- a CDS encoding fructose-bisphosphatase class III; the protein is MSKRGEGMVDNRKSLAAISYLVASLFVVFFQGSFNPSLEVTASVNFNLRRAHFSTAHTIASTVYVINGLETAEDVPASAFMQGPRGAEFAYVVQYDPVSKNLIVENIKLEDPHPFGFIFDVDDPSRAPPSGTLFVSDLHGTAIGPLGIIRSVPEDSEIIGAGDMLDRGPSVENSLSLLGDWTLGDHDIWAIGAALGNEHLLSLWLRMCYRNPPNERLLENLGIDLTEFKEFAKNTYEVLFSQALERGVILDKGPKKSVYEMAALNLHLKSSPNIQEEIRQIEEQAKEGNSKAQKKLKDLQQVLLPGVSGSLADLTVQERDILDGIKRQFLESEEVHNFISTLLRNAEIYREYDFNGKKVMVLHGIIPMEYPDDLAELGSYPSLTGRGLLDKMQERLKDLHVAYEEFKNTGDESILKPFIEELSFWGDNVNSPLFPRQETRLLHSYLDGTPESANPAYEILKDPRKAEVLLEALGEVDILILGHQSNKQGRVVDVSGDGNIFIIDGTFSGKGGEVGATETGAGLYIDEAGNVFSLHLLTAAEILAGKDDEYEEAKSIIREHINLSDLAYYKLDNIVLKDVNHFPIVKNDLENLCDQQGIDYDDILQKHGDENILSIIGSLLGVLQNSETKREVILKSIYEKLGSPYPTRFVFPAVVKTRSLNLADEGIEFNRTEQNLDDRTVEVAVLKIDLQEEIETVVVVDDANNNRLYANRLQNVVEVDGANSIAMNDMNVVRNGMQTIDEYIAEYESKHSDKEVIAALPASNVLWNDWFVAYSEGTLYHRFNEPIDNRSYSTGYSMFVVYNDGRVAIESLRFENNDQGLRVIKATSREDITDQINYATFGQQILRGGATRDITEISYQWDDLRHLIGFPEIRTLDSSLDYGGSYFLGKAELLQDRAQNGDLVDRALKGETITLNNVLTVLNADHFNSFGGELEVEVFKEYLKKSDYKEVDDPINVGEYCYDESTDTMKIIFKRAPFSHTAIGLTEEGDIVTVSVGALTQGGGATIEEVAEILRSQGAINGLLLCNGMDVAVNWQSERIFSAEEHLWGKRDRFSSVILFVKDK
- a CDS encoding NUDIX domain-containing protein → MKGVVLKLAFVLFLVLQIPNFNSQIFDSHYLLSRRTQGVSEYILSAKFLTTEEFNQKYGWVVEPTEDGRDEGLNYFSVLTSQEERVGSRVATLVVREQGITRLERHPDTYEYFGVLSGRCVLFLAPPGDSPNPDEIEAVILDVDRPLLLKEGVWHGIVSLTAESRVVIFESSDVESEYFDLEGVFKTSLGIEYGIKKATDYLEAEAETIVFSKHPDYGYGVIDVNNIAEPGLSPELVAEALRSPSLASDIVSGEIGVIEIALGNAIATDTSIVENLIRNNLNVFLASMDVAATDEEISSAVDKFIKEEKYREYEFINIIESDENDLPVLNGDGTPKILENIAQYDTFLHIEGNWHPTAHVMVIDKNGNVLIQVRKNGQRDISASGHLAVGETLEDGAIRELQEEVLDLDLHRDLVRIGSFIKIGGGYNLKGKVEESFDAGTRIYYGPSSTVYNKEVSTLYVYCVDEIRKDNDGNIIVEVDGKVSYPKPNINEKIMELIMMPVSELGQAIDDDVTANKIYRGTPRQYFHPAVVWREVRAALIKAGFAADILPESWANQIQ